The following proteins are co-located in the Deltaproteobacteria bacterium GWC2_65_14 genome:
- a CDS encoding tol-pal system protein YbgF, giving the protein MRVGAFARLAGLAAICAVAGGCAVADTGAFVRLQEDMEVLKKQMASARGAAPAPPALPGAGGGGEENSSLRRSLADFAADNDRVKADLLALSSRTDESKIELQKEMSRLRGVVSEQGQSVTELKGKGAEVERRLSALEEKTEKLAAVKPAAPPEPSPQELSTPEEMYDYALGLIKRGETRKAREVLNAFAGKYPGHRLMQNVYYWKGETFYSEKDYESAILSFQDVVDRYPGGDKAPDAMLKQGLAFQSLNDRKNAKIVYELLQTKHPRSQAAGKAREKLLELK; this is encoded by the coding sequence ATGCGGGTGGGGGCGTTCGCGCGGCTGGCGGGGCTCGCGGCGATTTGCGCGGTGGCCGGGGGATGCGCCGTGGCGGACACCGGGGCCTTCGTCCGCCTGCAGGAGGACATGGAGGTGCTCAAGAAGCAGATGGCCTCCGCGCGCGGCGCCGCGCCGGCTCCCCCGGCGCTGCCGGGGGCCGGCGGCGGGGGCGAGGAGAACTCCTCCCTCCGGAGAAGCCTGGCGGATTTCGCGGCGGACAACGACCGGGTCAAGGCGGACCTTCTCGCCCTCTCCTCCCGGACCGACGAGTCGAAGATCGAGCTGCAGAAGGAGATGAGCCGCCTGAGAGGGGTCGTCTCCGAACAGGGACAATCCGTTACGGAACTGAAGGGAAAGGGAGCGGAGGTCGAACGCCGGCTCTCCGCCCTCGAGGAGAAAACGGAAAAGCTCGCCGCGGTGAAGCCGGCCGCGCCCCCGGAGCCTTCCCCCCAGGAGCTCTCCACCCCGGAGGAGATGTACGACTACGCCCTCGGGCTGATCAAGCGGGGAGAGACGAGGAAGGCGCGCGAGGTCCTGAACGCCTTCGCGGGGAAATACCCGGGCCACAGGCTGATGCAGAACGTCTACTACTGGAAGGGGGAGACCTTCTACTCCGAGAAGGACTACGAGAGCGCCATCCTCTCCTTCCAGGACGTCGTCGACAGGTATCCCGGCGGGGACAAGGCGCCCGACGCGATGCTCAAGCAGGGACTTGCGTTCCAGTCGCTGAACGACCGGAAGAACGCGAAGATCGTCTACGAGCTGCTCCAGACCAAGCATCCCCGGTCCCAGGCGGCCGGGAAGGCCCGGGAAAAGCTTCTCGAGCTCAAGTGA
- a CDS encoding peptidoglycan-associated lipoprotein gives MRDRRGVRWSVIGLALMLSVSVGCAKKEVVKSTDAGGAAPSQELSSGLKESGIVTEKVQPEARMAEKEAETRSAMAARQAEAAAGAAATMEQPSRFGDIHFDYDKAFIREDAKPVLATVAAYLKGNPSASVLVEGHCDERGTAEYNLALGERRAEATRKYIVSLGVKAGALSTVSFGKEKPVDPGHTEAAWAKNRRAHFAVR, from the coding sequence ATGAGAGATAGGAGGGGAGTTCGCTGGTCGGTCATCGGGCTTGCCTTGATGCTGTCGGTTTCCGTCGGATGCGCGAAGAAGGAGGTCGTGAAGTCGACCGATGCCGGAGGCGCCGCGCCTTCCCAGGAGCTTTCCTCCGGGCTGAAGGAGAGCGGGATCGTCACCGAGAAGGTGCAGCCCGAGGCGCGCATGGCGGAGAAGGAGGCGGAGACGAGATCGGCGATGGCCGCGCGGCAGGCCGAGGCGGCGGCCGGGGCGGCCGCCACCATGGAACAGCCTTCCCGCTTCGGGGACATCCACTTCGACTACGACAAGGCCTTCATCCGGGAGGATGCCAAGCCGGTGCTGGCGACGGTCGCCGCCTACCTGAAGGGGAATCCGTCCGCTTCCGTCCTGGTCGAGGGGCATTGCGACGAGCGGGGGACCGCCGAATACAACCTCGCCCTCGGGGAACGGCGCGCGGAGGCCACGCGGAAGTATATCGTGTCGCTGGGGGTCAAGGCCGGGGCGCTCTCCACCGTCAGCTTCGGGAAGGAGAAGCCGGTCGACCCGGGGCACACCGAGGCGGCGTGGGCGAAGAACCGCCGCGCCCACTTCGCGGTGAGATAG